Proteins from one Bacteroides sp. genomic window:
- the galK gene encoding galactokinase, with protein sequence MIKSIQNKFSELFGGQGSVYASPGRVNLIGEHTDYNEGFVLPGAIDKAIYLAIRPNGSKQVNAFSVDYNETVSFLPSKEKQKAHWANYILGVVMELQETGAETEGFDCVFGGDIPLGAGLSSSAALESVFAFALNDLFGLGKSRAGLARIGQLAEHHYAGVRCGIMDQFASLHGQAGQLIKLDCRSLEFERIPFDPQAAGYRLVLIDTMVKHSLASSEYNVRRQQCEAGVAVVRQKHPSVNSLRDISPEMLNESKSLMEPIVFQRCQYVIEENLRLLRACDALQENDLPTFGQMMTGSHEGLRHKFEVSCVELDFLADLATKTSGILGARMMGGGFGGCTINLVSAAAHDAFIDDATGNFEKKFGLKPRVYDVVISEGARKL encoded by the coding sequence ATGATCAAAAGCATTCAGAATAAATTTAGCGAACTCTTTGGCGGCCAGGGCTCCGTTTACGCTTCACCGGGGCGTGTAAACCTGATCGGCGAACATACAGACTACAACGAAGGCTTTGTATTACCCGGAGCCATCGATAAGGCCATATATTTAGCCATCCGACCTAACGGCAGCAAGCAGGTCAATGCCTTTTCCGTCGATTACAATGAAACAGTTTCCTTTCTCCCTTCAAAGGAGAAACAAAAAGCACACTGGGCCAATTACATCCTTGGAGTGGTGATGGAATTGCAGGAAACCGGGGCTGAGACTGAGGGCTTTGACTGTGTATTTGGGGGCGACATCCCCCTTGGTGCGGGGCTTTCTTCTTCTGCGGCCCTCGAAAGCGTCTTTGCCTTTGCCCTCAATGACCTGTTCGGCCTTGGCAAGAGCCGGGCAGGACTGGCCCGCATTGGTCAGTTGGCCGAGCATCACTATGCGGGGGTGCGCTGCGGCATCATGGACCAGTTCGCCTCTCTCCACGGGCAGGCTGGCCAGCTCATCAAACTCGACTGCCGCTCGCTCGAGTTTGAACGCATCCCCTTCGATCCCCAGGCTGCCGGCTATCGTCTCGTCCTGATCGATACGATGGTTAAACACAGCCTGGCCTCTTCGGAATACAACGTGCGCAGGCAGCAATGCGAAGCAGGCGTAGCGGTGGTCAGGCAGAAACACCCTTCAGTAAACAGCCTGCGCGATATCAGCCCTGAAATGCTGAATGAAAGCAAAAGCCTGATGGAACCCATTGTGTTTCAGCGCTGCCAGTATGTCATTGAAGAAAACCTCAGGCTGCTCAGGGCCTGCGATGCCCTTCAGGAAAATGACCTGCCCACTTTCGGGCAAATGATGACGGGCTCGCACGAAGGTTTGCGCCACAAATTCGAGGTAAGCTGCGTAGAGCTCGACTTCCTGGCCGACCTGGCAACAAAAACCTCGGGCATCCTTGGCGCACGTATGATGGGCGGCGGATTCGGGGGCTGCACCATCAACCTGGTAAGTGCCGCAGCCCACGATGCCTTCATTGACGATGCCACCGGAAACTTTGAAAAGAAATTCGGCCTGAAACCCAGGGTCTATGATGTAGTGATCAGCGAGGGAGCGAGGAAGCTATAG
- a CDS encoding OsmC family protein: MKHTVETAWKGNLQFDSEVNGHHVILDAMAEVGGQNSGVRPKELLLTSLAGCTGMDVISILRKMRHEPTHFNIRLDGNLTEEHPKHYTSMHITYEFGGDNLDIEKLKKAVELSQERYCGVSHMFKQILELSFDIRIIEKPE; the protein is encoded by the coding sequence ATGAAACATACAGTTGAAACCGCCTGGAAAGGGAATCTGCAATTTGATTCAGAAGTTAACGGCCATCACGTGATCCTGGATGCCATGGCTGAAGTCGGGGGCCAAAATAGCGGCGTGCGTCCCAAAGAACTTTTACTGACCTCTCTGGCAGGCTGTACAGGTATGGATGTTATTTCCATCCTGCGCAAGATGCGCCACGAACCCACCCATTTCAATATCCGGTTAGATGGAAACTTAACCGAAGAGCACCCCAAACATTACACCTCCATGCACATTACCTATGAATTTGGAGGTGATAACCTGGATATTGAAAAATTAAAAAAAGCCGTGGAACTTTCCCAGGAACGCTATTGTGGCGTTTCACACATGTTCAAACAAATCCTTGAACTGAGTTTTGACATCCGGATCATAGAAAAACCTGAATAA
- a CDS encoding Crp/Fnr family transcriptional regulator encodes MKTYTTPEDCTLPGLDAPCFRDLLPEEVSLARESKTMVVFHKGETLAKQGAFASTVLFIIDGIGKRYVEGDAQRNYNISLVKSGEFLGLSAAFGSSTYPYSVVALNEVTACLIEKEAVASLAKMNGAFAHSIISRYCQSSTMLYSAISKLTNKQMNGRMADALLYLDATQQEGQPVFVNLSRKDLSDFAGVSTESAIKLLKNFEKEGLIRLEEKDVILLNRKALEEISRRG; translated from the coding sequence ATGAAAACCTATACCACCCCTGAAGACTGCACCCTCCCTGGGCTTGATGCGCCCTGTTTTCGTGACCTTTTGCCTGAGGAGGTGAGCCTGGCCCGTGAGAGTAAGACCATGGTGGTATTTCACAAGGGAGAGACCCTGGCCAAACAGGGTGCCTTTGCTTCCACGGTATTGTTTATCATCGATGGCATTGGAAAACGTTATGTTGAGGGGGATGCCCAGCGCAATTATAACATCAGTTTAGTGAAAAGCGGTGAGTTCCTGGGCCTTTCGGCCGCCTTTGGCTCCAGCACCTATCCCTATTCAGTGGTCGCCCTGAACGAGGTGACCGCCTGCCTCATTGAAAAGGAAGCAGTGGCCAGCCTGGCTAAGATGAATGGGGCTTTTGCTCACAGTATCATCAGTCGCTACTGCCAGAGCAGCACCATGCTTTATTCGGCCATCAGCAAGCTGACCAATAAGCAGATGAACGGTCGCATGGCTGATGCCCTGCTGTACCTGGATGCAACCCAACAGGAAGGACAGCCGGTGTTTGTTAACCTCAGCCGTAAAGACCTTTCCGATTTTGCAGGTGTCTCCACCGAAAGTGCCATCAAATTGCTCAAGAACTTTGAAAAGGAAGGCCTGATAAGACTGGAAGAAAAAGATGTCATATTGTTGAACAGGAAGGCTTTGGAAGAGATCAGCCGCAGGGGCTGA
- a CDS encoding MFS transporter, translating into MFKGHPKGLFVAFFSNMGERFGFYTMMAILVLFLQAKYGLSAQDAGNYYSWFYYAIYALALVGGLLADATSKYKTVIFFGQIIMFAGYALIAIPGMPLSIAVAGLFVIAFGNGLFKGNLQAVVGQLYDDPKYNGIRDTAFMIFYMGINIGAFFAPFVAQGVRNWFLKTQGFLHDGSLPAMCHAFLDGRMTDAGSIANFELLASKVSSSVVTGSDQLSLFANNYLDAFGKGYNYAFGIAAIAMLVSLAVYVIFNKHLPNKEKVVKADTGTRVSFFNAKNIKTIVVSLGLWAITALLLYLVMKDFLFGMAIGLFIGFIAMIIQMSSKEELPKTMSLILVFIVVVFFWMSFHQNGLTLTYFARDYTVKEVGAFTNIFFKLESMLSFLGAAAGLYLLIAGKGVRNKVIGSVMLAGLGYLTYSFVKGFGPLNPISPEIFQSFNPLFIVVLTFPVMGFFAYLRKKNAEPSTPKKIGIGMIIAAIGFVIILVGSQGLIAPSEVEAQNLTEWGRISPYWLISTYLTLTVAELFLSPMGLSFVSKVAPSRFQGLMQGGWLLATATGNKLLFVGSYFWERIELWQIWLIFVVCCIASAAFIFSIMRRLERATN; encoded by the coding sequence ATGTTTAAAGGACATCCAAAAGGACTTTTTGTAGCCTTTTTCTCCAACATGGGAGAACGATTTGGTTTTTATACCATGATGGCGATTCTGGTATTGTTTCTCCAGGCGAAGTACGGGCTCTCGGCACAAGATGCCGGTAACTACTACAGCTGGTTTTACTATGCCATTTATGCCCTGGCGCTGGTTGGTGGTTTACTGGCTGATGCCACAAGCAAGTATAAGACTGTTATTTTCTTCGGACAAATCATCATGTTTGCAGGTTATGCGCTCATCGCCATACCCGGCATGCCCCTGTCAATTGCAGTGGCTGGCTTGTTCGTCATTGCTTTCGGTAACGGTCTTTTCAAGGGTAACTTGCAAGCTGTTGTCGGACAGTTGTATGACGATCCCAAGTACAATGGGATACGCGACACGGCATTTATGATCTTCTACATGGGGATCAACATCGGGGCTTTCTTTGCTCCTTTCGTTGCACAGGGGGTCAGGAATTGGTTCCTGAAGACCCAGGGTTTCCTCCACGATGGAAGCTTACCAGCCATGTGTCACGCCTTTCTGGATGGCAGGATGACGGATGCTGGTTCAATAGCTAACTTTGAGCTCCTGGCTTCAAAGGTTTCCTCATCTGTTGTAACGGGCTCAGATCAGCTTTCGCTTTTTGCAAACAACTACCTTGATGCCTTCGGAAAAGGCTATAACTATGCTTTCGGTATTGCGGCAATAGCAATGCTTGTTTCGCTGGCCGTTTACGTGATCTTCAACAAACACCTTCCCAATAAGGAAAAAGTGGTGAAGGCAGACACGGGGACACGGGTATCATTCTTTAATGCCAAGAACATCAAAACCATTGTTGTATCGTTGGGTCTGTGGGCTATTACAGCTTTGCTGCTTTATCTGGTGATGAAGGACTTCCTGTTCGGAATGGCTATAGGCCTCTTCATTGGGTTCATTGCCATGATCATCCAGATGTCAAGCAAGGAGGAATTACCCAAAACCATGTCGCTGATCCTCGTCTTTATCGTCGTAGTGTTTTTCTGGATGTCATTCCATCAAAACGGATTGACCCTCACTTATTTTGCCCGCGACTATACGGTGAAGGAGGTTGGTGCTTTCACCAACATTTTCTTTAAACTCGAATCTATGCTTTCATTCCTGGGTGCTGCAGCCGGTCTTTATTTGCTGATTGCAGGCAAGGGAGTGAGGAATAAGGTTATTGGTTCTGTAATGCTGGCAGGCCTGGGTTACCTTACCTATTCCTTCGTAAAAGGATTTGGTCCCCTGAACCCCATTTCACCCGAGATATTCCAGTCATTCAACCCGCTCTTTATCGTGGTGCTGACATTCCCTGTCATGGGCTTTTTTGCCTACCTCCGCAAAAAGAATGCTGAGCCCTCAACGCCCAAGAAGATAGGCATAGGAATGATCATTGCTGCCATCGGCTTTGTGATTATTCTGGTAGGCTCACAAGGACTTATTGCTCCGAGTGAAGTGGAAGCACAAAACCTTACTGAATGGGGCAGGATATCACCCTACTGGCTAATAAGCACCTACCTGACACTCACCGTGGCAGAGCTCTTCCTCAGTCCTATGGGTCTTTCCTTTGTATCAAAGGTAGCCCCCAGCAGATTCCAGGGATTGATGCAGGGTGGCTGGCTCCTGGCTACAGCTACTGGTAACAAGCTCCTGTTTGTAGGTAGCTACTTCTGGGAAAGAATTGAGTTATGGCAAATATGGCTCATCTTCGTGGTTTGCTGTATCGCTTCCGCTGCATTCATTTTCTCTATTATGAGGCGACTGGAGAGAGCCACCAATTAA
- a CDS encoding ABC transporter substrate-binding protein, translating to MEYLCRHSLLFLLFLLIFASCSRSPAEKEDGMVFRYNEAANITSLDPLYARNQANIWATSQLFNGLLQLDENLNIKPAIAKSYRVSPDGLIYTFSLNGDVFFHNNVCFPEGKGRKVVAADFVYSFSRLMDPQLNAPGTWVMNPVKRLPDGSLAVEATSDTTLVITLSQPFPAFAGLLTMQYTAVVPFEAIECYGENFRKNPVGTGPFRFQYWKEGVKLVLLKNEHYFEYDGDQRLPFLDAVAISFIIDRQTAFLEFIKGNLDFLSSVDASYKDEILTPEGRLQPRYAGRYKMISKPFLNTEYLGILVDEQSLPADWPLREAKVRQAINLGFDREKMIRYLRNNIGIPAHAGFIPVGMPGFPTNEGGYSYDPDRARQLLAEAGFPGGQGLPRLTLHTNQNYLDISQFIQHELSKIGIAVAIDVMPPATLREMMAKGEARMFRASWIADYPDAENYLALFYSKNHAPDGPNYTRFTDARFDRLYEQSLAITSDSLRQALYREMDQILIEKAPVVFLFYDQSVRFVPVSMEGMTNNPLNHLDLRRARFQ from the coding sequence ATGGAATATTTGTGCAGGCATTCCCTTCTTTTTCTTCTTTTCCTGCTGATCTTTGCCTCCTGCAGCCGCAGTCCCGCCGAGAAGGAGGATGGGATGGTTTTTCGCTATAATGAAGCCGCCAACATCACCTCGCTCGACCCGCTCTATGCACGCAACCAGGCCAACATCTGGGCTACCTCACAGCTATTTAACGGCCTGTTGCAACTGGATGAAAACCTGAACATCAAACCTGCCATTGCCAAAAGCTATAGGGTCTCGCCCGACGGGCTGATCTATACCTTTAGCTTGAATGGTGATGTTTTTTTCCACAACAATGTCTGCTTCCCTGAAGGTAAGGGGCGTAAGGTGGTGGCTGCGGATTTTGTTTACAGCTTTTCGCGATTGATGGACCCGCAGTTGAATGCCCCGGGCACGTGGGTGATGAACCCTGTGAAACGCTTGCCTGATGGCAGCCTGGCGGTTGAAGCAACCTCCGACACCACCCTGGTCATTACCCTCAGCCAGCCTTTCCCTGCCTTTGCTGGCTTGCTCACCATGCAATACACGGCCGTGGTGCCCTTTGAAGCCATTGAGTGCTATGGGGAGAATTTCAGGAAAAATCCGGTCGGAACGGGGCCTTTCCGCTTCCAGTACTGGAAAGAAGGGGTGAAGCTGGTGCTGCTGAAAAATGAACATTATTTTGAATATGATGGCGATCAGCGCCTGCCATTCCTCGATGCCGTTGCCATTAGCTTTATCATCGACCGTCAGACAGCTTTCCTCGAATTCATCAAGGGAAACCTCGACTTCCTGAGCAGCGTCGACGCCAGCTATAAGGACGAGATCCTGACCCCCGAAGGCAGGCTGCAGCCCCGCTATGCCGGACGGTATAAAATGATCTCGAAGCCTTTCTTGAATACCGAATACCTGGGTATCCTGGTCGATGAGCAGAGCCTGCCCGCTGACTGGCCCTTGCGTGAGGCAAAAGTCCGCCAGGCCATCAACCTGGGCTTCGACCGCGAGAAGATGATCCGTTACCTGCGAAACAACATCGGCATCCCCGCCCACGCGGGGTTTATCCCGGTGGGGATGCCCGGATTCCCCACCAATGAAGGAGGTTATTCGTATGATCCGGACCGCGCCAGGCAGTTGCTGGCCGAAGCCGGCTTCCCCGGCGGACAGGGCCTGCCGCGACTGACCCTGCATACCAACCAGAATTATCTCGACATCAGCCAGTTCATCCAGCACGAATTGTCGAAGATCGGCATTGCGGTGGCCATCGATGTGATGCCACCGGCCACCCTGCGCGAGATGATGGCCAAAGGCGAGGCCAGGATGTTTCGCGCCTCGTGGATCGCCGACTACCCCGATGCCGAGAACTACCTGGCCCTGTTCTACAGCAAAAATCACGCCCCCGACGGACCCAATTACACCCGCTTCACCGATGCCCGTTTCGACAGGCTTTACGAACAATCCCTTGCCATCACCAGCGATAGTTTAAGGCAAGCCCTTTACAGGGAAATGGACCAGATCCTGATTGAGAAAGCCCCGGTGGTCTTCCTGTTTTATGACCAGAGTGTTCGCTTTGTGCCCGTTTCTATGGAAGGAATGACCAACAACCCCCTGAACCACCTCGACCTGCGAAGGGCCAGATTTCAATAG
- a CDS encoding MFS transporter — protein MSETPEKKKGGFKSFPKNFWTVIVMEFFERGSYYGVMSVLSVYLVLSTAEGGLGFSKASVGVIKSTITPLLYLLPILAGGLADRFGYRRTLFFAFAMLSAGYFFTSLSTSYSLVFLSLIVMAIGAGFFKPIISGTIARVTDESNSGLGFGIFYWSINLGAFLFPLLLVPFLKGLGWHYIFIMAAVGTGSMLLLNLLIYKEPPRPENAKSLSDTLKGIVLVLKDYRFVSMIVIYSGFWILYFQMFDTVLWYLKEYMDMTPVNQAVNRFLGIFTENPDWKFDAEHVTVINAGAIIVLQLLVSTLVRKTPALPTMIVGITLGTIGMAILAISTYSWVFIAGILIFSIGEMTAHPKFISYVGLIAPPDKKALYLGYSFLYGVIGSGIGGILGATLYVHFVDNMQRPSLLWIVFSLIGVATIIGLLLYNRFLAPKKADSQVL, from the coding sequence ATGAGCGAAACACCTGAGAAGAAAAAAGGAGGTTTTAAATCCTTTCCAAAGAATTTCTGGACGGTCATCGTTATGGAATTTTTTGAGCGGGGATCGTATTACGGGGTCATGTCTGTGCTCTCGGTATACCTGGTATTGTCGACAGCAGAAGGGGGCCTTGGCTTTTCAAAAGCCAGTGTAGGCGTCATAAAAAGCACCATTACGCCGCTTTTATATTTGCTGCCCATCCTGGCCGGCGGGCTGGCAGACCGTTTTGGTTATCGCCGCACCCTGTTCTTTGCCTTTGCGATGCTGAGTGCAGGATATTTCTTTACCAGTTTGTCCACATCCTATTCGCTGGTATTCCTGAGCCTTATCGTAATGGCCATTGGGGCCGGTTTTTTCAAACCGATCATTTCGGGCACCATTGCCAGGGTGACCGACGAGAGCAATTCAGGCCTGGGCTTTGGCATCTTTTACTGGTCCATCAACCTGGGGGCATTTCTCTTTCCCCTCTTATTGGTGCCATTTTTAAAGGGCCTGGGATGGCATTATATCTTTATCATGGCGGCTGTAGGAACTGGCTCAATGCTGTTGCTCAACCTGCTGATATACAAAGAGCCCCCACGTCCTGAGAATGCCAAGTCGCTTTCCGATACGCTGAAAGGTATCGTTCTGGTGTTAAAGGATTACCGGTTTGTTTCAATGATAGTGATCTACAGCGGTTTCTGGATCCTCTATTTCCAGATGTTTGACACGGTGCTATGGTACCTGAAGGAGTATATGGATATGACGCCTGTGAACCAGGCTGTCAACCGCTTCCTTGGAATATTTACTGAAAATCCGGACTGGAAATTTGATGCAGAGCACGTGACAGTTATAAACGCGGGTGCGATCATCGTGCTGCAGCTGCTGGTTTCAACGCTTGTCAGGAAAACCCCTGCCTTGCCAACCATGATCGTGGGAATTACGCTGGGCACAATTGGTATGGCTATCCTGGCTATTTCAACCTACAGTTGGGTATTTATCGCAGGCATCCTGATCTTCTCCATTGGTGAGATGACCGCTCACCCGAAATTTATATCCTATGTGGGTTTGATCGCTCCTCCCGATAAGAAAGCCCTTTACCTGGGCTATTCATTCCTGTATGGCGTGATTGGCAGCGGCATCGGTGGTATCCTGGGAGCTACCCTTTATGTGCATTTTGTCGATAACATGCAAAGGCCCAGCCTGCTGTGGATCGTTTTCAGTCTGATAGGCGTGGCCACCATTATTGGCTTGCTGCTATACAACCGATTCCTGGCACCAAAAAAGGCTGACAGCCAGGTACTGTAA
- the trxA gene encoding thioredoxin produces MSTALIIVLALVVLFAAYVFYSAQRMKKLAATPQSDQILTLTDRNFQQKINGGLVLVDFWADWCMPCKVMGPVLNDVAESMQGKATVAKLNVDHFKSISSKYAIRNIPSLILFKNGKEVERFVGIKQKDFLIKQMQKHLS; encoded by the coding sequence ATGTCCACTGCCCTGATTATCGTCCTTGCCCTGGTTGTTCTCTTTGCAGCCTATGTTTTCTATTCTGCACAAAGAATGAAGAAGCTGGCAGCCACCCCGCAGAGTGATCAAATCCTTACCCTCACCGATCGAAACTTTCAGCAGAAAATTAATGGTGGGCTGGTATTGGTGGATTTCTGGGCCGATTGGTGTATGCCCTGTAAGGTGATGGGGCCTGTGCTCAACGATGTGGCTGAAAGCATGCAGGGGAAAGCCACCGTTGCCAAGCTCAATGTCGACCATTTCAAATCCATATCATCAAAATATGCCATCAGGAATATCCCATCACTGATCCTGTTTAAGAACGGGAAGGAAGTGGAACGCTTTGTGGGCATCAAACAAAAAGACTTCCTGATCAAGCAAATGCAAAAGCATCTGTCCTAA